The following are encoded together in the Gordonia insulae genome:
- the mshC gene encoding cysteine--1-D-myo-inosityl 2-amino-2-deoxy-alpha-D-glucopyranoside ligase: MQSWPDPALPAVPGTGPALRLHDTSDAQVRPVSPGTTATMYVCGITPYDATHLGHAATYVTFDLVNRVLRDLGHDVHYVQNVTDVDDPLFERAERDGVDWQDLGARETQLFRDDMTALRVLPPRDYIGAIESVGEVIEVVGKLLASGAAYIVDDAEFPDVYFRADATEQFGYESGYDRPTMDRFFAERGGDPDRPGKRDPLDALLWRAARPGEPSWESPQGPGRPGWHIECSAIALNRLGIEFDIQGGGNDLIFPHHEYSAAHGEALTGSRRFARHYVHTGMVGLDGEKMSKSRGNLVFVSVLRRDGVDPAAIRLALLSAHYRADRMWTDAVLDDARARLRRWRSATAAAAGPDAAAVIARVREHLADDLDTPRAIAAIDGWCADVEEGIGQSTTAPGEIARAVDALLGVALHDR; this comes from the coding sequence CGGCCGTTCCGGGCACCGGGCCGGCACTCCGCCTCCACGACACCTCCGACGCGCAGGTCCGGCCGGTGAGTCCCGGCACCACCGCGACGATGTACGTCTGCGGGATCACCCCCTACGACGCGACCCACCTCGGGCACGCGGCCACCTACGTCACCTTCGACCTCGTCAACCGGGTCCTGCGCGACCTCGGGCACGACGTCCACTACGTGCAGAACGTCACCGACGTCGACGACCCGCTCTTCGAACGCGCCGAGCGCGACGGTGTGGACTGGCAGGATCTCGGCGCCCGTGAGACGCAACTGTTCCGCGACGACATGACCGCGTTGCGGGTGCTCCCGCCGCGCGACTACATCGGCGCGATCGAATCGGTGGGCGAGGTGATCGAGGTCGTCGGCAAGTTGCTCGCCTCCGGCGCGGCCTACATCGTCGACGACGCCGAGTTCCCGGATGTCTACTTCCGCGCCGACGCGACCGAGCAGTTCGGCTACGAGTCCGGGTACGACCGCCCGACGATGGACCGCTTCTTCGCCGAGCGCGGCGGCGACCCCGACCGCCCCGGAAAACGCGATCCCCTCGATGCGCTGCTCTGGCGTGCCGCACGGCCCGGAGAGCCGTCCTGGGAGTCGCCGCAGGGCCCCGGTCGGCCGGGTTGGCACATCGAGTGTTCGGCCATCGCGCTCAATCGGCTCGGTATCGAGTTCGACATCCAGGGCGGCGGCAACGACCTGATCTTCCCGCACCACGAATACTCGGCGGCGCACGGCGAGGCGCTCACCGGCTCCCGTCGTTTCGCCCGCCACTACGTGCACACCGGGATGGTCGGGCTCGACGGCGAGAAGATGTCCAAGAGTCGCGGCAACCTCGTGTTCGTCTCGGTGTTGCGCCGCGACGGTGTCGACCCGGCCGCGATCCGGCTCGCGCTGCTCTCCGCGCATTACCGCGCCGACCGCATGTGGACCGACGCGGTCCTCGACGACGCACGGGCGCGCCTGCGGCGATGGCGCTCGGCCACTGCAGCGGCCGCGGGTCCCGACGCCGCGGCGGTGATCGCGCGGGTGCGCGAACACCTCGCCGACGACCTCGACACCCCGAGGGCGATCGCCGCGATCGACGGCTGGTGTGCCGACGTCGAGGAGGGGATCGGGCAGTCCACCACCGCTCCCGGCGAGATCGCCCGCGCGGTCGACGCACTGCTCGGGGTGGCGCTGCACGATCGGTGA
- a CDS encoding PAC2 family protein has product MNAEQRSNLPQLRRPILLAAFEGWNDAGDAASSAIEHLALTWDTVPLVDIDSDDYYDFQVNRPTVKQVDGVTRRIDWPTTSISYCTPHGADRDIVLVRGIEPNMRWRSFCAEIVDLARSLDVETTVMLGALLADTPHTRPVPVTGTAYSSESAARFNLAESRYEGPTGITGVLQDLFVQAGLPAVSFWAAVPHYVSTPPNPKATVALLNRVEEVLDIEVPLGTLPEQAEEWERAVTEMTEDDEEIADYVRGLEERGDAELDTDEVMAKIDGDALAAEFERYLKRRGPGGAGRGPGSFGS; this is encoded by the coding sequence GTGAACGCTGAGCAGAGGTCGAACCTTCCCCAGCTGCGCAGGCCCATCCTGTTGGCCGCCTTCGAGGGGTGGAACGACGCCGGGGACGCGGCCAGCAGTGCGATCGAGCATCTCGCCCTCACCTGGGACACCGTTCCCCTGGTGGACATCGACTCCGATGACTACTACGACTTCCAGGTCAACCGGCCCACGGTCAAGCAGGTCGACGGGGTCACCCGACGAATCGACTGGCCCACCACGTCCATCTCGTACTGCACCCCCCATGGTGCGGACCGTGACATCGTACTCGTCCGCGGGATCGAGCCGAACATGCGCTGGCGCTCCTTCTGCGCGGAGATCGTCGACCTCGCCAGGTCGCTGGACGTCGAGACCACCGTGATGCTGGGCGCCCTGCTCGCCGACACCCCCCACACCCGGCCGGTCCCGGTCACCGGCACCGCCTACAGCAGCGAGTCCGCGGCCCGCTTCAACCTTGCCGAGAGCCGCTACGAGGGGCCCACCGGGATCACCGGCGTGCTGCAGGACCTGTTCGTCCAGGCCGGCCTCCCGGCGGTCTCCTTCTGGGCCGCGGTCCCCCACTACGTGTCCACGCCGCCGAACCCCAAGGCGACCGTCGCCCTGCTCAATCGGGTGGAGGAGGTGCTCGACATCGAGGTGCCGCTGGGCACCCTGCCCGAGCAGGCCGAGGAGTGGGAGCGCGCGGTGACCGAGATGACCGAGGACGACGAGGAGATCGCCGACTACGTGCGCGGGCTCGAGGAGCGCGGGGACGCCGAGCTCGACACGGACGAGGTGATGGCCAAGATCGACGGCGACGCACTGGCCGCCGAGTTCGAGCGCTACCTCAAGCGTCGCGGACCCGGCGGGGCCGGTCGCGGCCCGGGTTCGTTCGGGAGCTGA
- the metH gene encoding methionine synthase — translation MPTRTTDPSAYDTTFLTAMSRRVLIGDGAMGTMLQAADLTLDDFNDLEGCNEILNDTRPDVLADIHRAYFEAGADAVETNTFGCNLSNLGDYDIADRIQELSYKGTAIARGVADEMGPSADGTARFVLGSIGPGTKLPSLGHTTFAVIRDAYFECVAGMLEGGADAILIETSQDLLQVKAAIVAARRAMSHLGRHIPIISHVTVETTGTMLLGSEIGAALTAIEPLGVDMIGLNCATGPAEMSEHLRYLSRHARIPVSVMPNAGLPVLGPKGAEYPLQPDELATALGDFVSDFGLSFVGGCCGTTPEHIRQVAERVAEISPAAREPEHVAETSSLYTAVPFDQDASFLVIGERTNTNGSKAFREAMIAEDYQKCLDTAKDQTRDGAHMLDLNVDYVGRDGAVDMTALASRFATSSTLPIMLDSTEPEVIRAGLEALGGRCAVNSVNYEDGDGPTSRFTRIMELVVEHGAAVVALTIDEEGQARTADWKIRIAERLITDITENWGLAEEDIIIDALTFPISTGQEEVRRDGIETIEAIRRLHEAHPDIHFTLGISNISFGLNPAARQVLNSVFLHECVQVGLDTAIVHASKILPMARIPDEQREVALDLVYDRRRDGYDPLQRLMELFEGVSAASARESRAAELAKLPLFERLERRIVDGERNGLEADLDAAMTEKPPLEIINETLLSGMKTVGELFGSGQMQLPFVLQSAEVMKTAVAHLEPHMEATGEDGKGRIVLATVKGDVHDIGKNLVDIILSNNGYEVVNLGIKQPINTILEAAEDKKADVIGMSGLLVKSTVVMKENLEEINSRGVATSYPVLLGGAALTRTYVENDLSETYDGDVHYARDAFEGLRLMDEIMATKRGEGPDPNSPEALAAKEKAAERKARHERSKRIAEKRKAAEAPVEVPARSDVAVDNAIPTPPFWGTRIVKGVPIADYLQLLDERALFLGQWGLRGARRGEGPSYEELVDTEGRPRLRYWIDRLATENILQHAAVVYGYFPAVSDGDTVHVLAEPRPDAEVRHSFTFPRQQRPRFLCVADFIRSREECVTAGQVDVLPFQLVTMGQPIADFANRLFAEDAYRDYLEVHGIGVQLTEALAEYWHQRVRSELTVQGTSFAGEDPDDPQGFFDLEYRGARFSFGYGACPDLDDRAKMMELLEPERIGVVLSEELQLHPEQSTDAFVLHHPEAKYFNT, via the coding sequence ATGCCGACCCGCACCACCGACCCGTCCGCGTACGACACGACATTCCTCACCGCGATGTCGCGTCGTGTGCTGATCGGCGATGGGGCCATGGGCACCATGCTGCAGGCGGCCGACCTGACCCTCGACGACTTCAACGATCTCGAGGGCTGCAACGAGATCCTCAACGACACCCGCCCCGATGTCCTCGCCGACATCCATCGCGCGTACTTCGAGGCCGGTGCGGACGCGGTCGAGACCAACACCTTCGGCTGCAACCTCTCCAACCTCGGCGACTACGACATCGCCGATCGTATCCAGGAGCTCTCCTACAAGGGCACCGCGATCGCGCGGGGCGTGGCCGACGAGATGGGTCCGTCCGCGGACGGTACGGCGCGGTTCGTGCTCGGTTCGATCGGACCCGGCACCAAACTGCCCAGTCTCGGGCACACCACCTTCGCGGTGATCCGGGACGCCTACTTCGAATGCGTCGCGGGCATGCTCGAGGGCGGTGCGGACGCGATCCTGATCGAGACGTCTCAGGATCTGCTGCAGGTCAAGGCGGCGATCGTGGCCGCACGACGGGCGATGAGTCACCTGGGCCGGCACATCCCGATCATCAGCCACGTGACGGTGGAGACCACCGGCACGATGCTGCTGGGTTCGGAGATCGGGGCGGCGTTGACCGCCATCGAGCCGCTCGGCGTCGACATGATCGGTCTGAACTGCGCGACCGGCCCCGCCGAGATGAGCGAGCACCTGCGCTACCTGTCGCGCCACGCCCGCATCCCGGTGTCGGTGATGCCCAATGCCGGTCTACCGGTTCTGGGGCCGAAGGGGGCCGAGTACCCTCTGCAACCCGATGAGTTGGCCACGGCGCTCGGCGATTTCGTGTCCGATTTCGGGCTCTCCTTCGTCGGCGGGTGCTGCGGCACGACGCCCGAGCACATCCGGCAGGTCGCCGAGCGGGTCGCCGAGATCTCCCCGGCCGCTCGCGAACCGGAGCACGTGGCGGAGACGTCGTCGCTCTACACCGCGGTCCCGTTCGATCAGGACGCCAGCTTCCTGGTGATCGGGGAGCGCACGAACACCAACGGTTCCAAGGCGTTTCGCGAGGCGATGATCGCCGAGGACTACCAGAAGTGCCTGGACACCGCGAAGGACCAGACGCGCGACGGTGCCCACATGCTCGACCTCAACGTGGACTACGTGGGCCGCGACGGCGCGGTCGACATGACCGCGCTGGCAAGCCGATTCGCGACGTCGTCGACCCTGCCCATCATGCTGGACTCCACCGAGCCGGAGGTCATCCGGGCCGGACTGGAGGCACTGGGCGGACGGTGCGCGGTCAACTCGGTGAACTACGAGGACGGCGACGGACCCACGTCACGGTTCACCCGGATCATGGAACTCGTGGTGGAGCACGGCGCCGCCGTGGTCGCCCTCACGATCGACGAAGAGGGACAGGCACGCACCGCGGACTGGAAGATCCGGATCGCGGAGCGGCTGATCACCGACATCACCGAGAACTGGGGGTTGGCCGAGGAGGACATCATCATCGATGCCCTCACGTTCCCGATCTCGACGGGCCAGGAGGAGGTGCGCCGCGACGGCATCGAGACCATCGAGGCCATCCGCCGGCTGCACGAGGCGCACCCCGACATCCACTTCACGCTCGGCATCTCGAACATCTCGTTCGGTCTCAACCCGGCCGCCCGACAGGTCCTGAACTCGGTGTTCCTGCACGAGTGCGTCCAGGTGGGTCTGGACACCGCGATCGTGCACGCGTCCAAGATCCTGCCGATGGCCCGGATTCCGGACGAGCAGCGCGAGGTCGCCCTCGACCTGGTCTACGACCGCAGACGGGATGGCTATGACCCGTTGCAGAGGCTGATGGAGCTGTTCGAGGGGGTGTCGGCGGCGTCGGCGCGGGAGTCGCGGGCCGCCGAGCTCGCCAAGCTGCCGCTGTTCGAGCGACTCGAACGCCGCATCGTCGACGGTGAACGCAACGGACTCGAGGCCGACCTCGATGCGGCGATGACCGAGAAGCCGCCGCTGGAGATCATCAACGAGACCCTGTTGTCGGGGATGAAGACGGTCGGCGAACTGTTCGGGTCGGGCCAGATGCAGCTGCCGTTCGTGCTGCAGTCCGCCGAGGTGATGAAAACCGCTGTCGCGCATCTGGAACCGCACATGGAGGCGACCGGAGAGGACGGCAAGGGTCGGATCGTGCTGGCCACCGTCAAGGGCGACGTGCACGACATCGGCAAGAACCTGGTCGACATCATCCTGTCCAACAACGGCTACGAGGTGGTCAATCTCGGCATCAAGCAGCCGATCAACACCATCCTCGAGGCGGCCGAGGACAAGAAGGCCGACGTCATCGGCATGTCCGGCCTGCTGGTGAAATCGACCGTGGTGATGAAGGAGAACCTCGAGGAGATCAACTCCCGAGGGGTGGCCACCAGCTATCCGGTGCTCCTCGGTGGTGCCGCGTTGACCCGCACCTATGTCGAGAACGATCTGTCCGAGACCTACGACGGTGACGTCCATTACGCGCGTGACGCGTTCGAGGGTCTGCGGTTGATGGACGAGATCATGGCCACCAAGCGTGGCGAGGGACCGGACCCGAACAGCCCGGAAGCGTTGGCCGCCAAGGAGAAAGCCGCCGAGCGCAAGGCGCGGCACGAACGCTCGAAGCGTATCGCGGAGAAGCGCAAGGCGGCCGAGGCCCCGGTCGAGGTGCCTGCCCGTTCGGATGTGGCGGTCGACAACGCCATCCCGACCCCGCCGTTCTGGGGTACCCGGATCGTCAAGGGCGTCCCGATCGCGGATTATCTTCAGCTACTCGACGAGCGTGCGCTGTTCCTCGGGCAGTGGGGGCTGCGTGGCGCCCGTCGCGGCGAAGGGCCGTCGTACGAGGAACTGGTCGACACCGAGGGCCGCCCTCGACTGCGGTACTGGATCGATCGGCTCGCGACGGAGAACATCCTGCAGCACGCGGCGGTCGTCTACGGGTACTTCCCGGCGGTGAGTGACGGGGACACCGTGCATGTGCTCGCCGAGCCGCGCCCGGATGCCGAGGTCCGCCACAGTTTCACCTTCCCGCGTCAGCAGCGGCCCCGGTTCCTCTGCGTCGCCGACTTCATCCGGTCGCGCGAGGAGTGCGTCACGGCCGGGCAGGTCGACGTCCTGCCCTTCCAGCTCGTGACGATGGGCCAACCGATCGCCGACTTCGCGAACCGGCTCTTCGCCGAGGACGCCTACCGCGACTACCTCGAGGTGCACGGCATCGGCGTGCAGCTGACCGAGGCGCTCGCCGAGTACTGGCATCAGCGAGTCCGCAGTGAGTTGACCGTCCAGGGGACGTCGTTCGCAGGTGAGGATCCCGACGACCCCCAGGGCTTCTTCGACCTCGAGTACCGCGGTGCGCGCTTCTCGTTCGGTTACGGCGCCTGCCCGGACCTCGACGACCGCGCGAAGATGATGGAGTTGCTGGAACCCGAACGCATCGGCGTGGTGCTGTCCGAGGAGCTGCAGCTGCATCCCGAGCAGTCGACCGACGCGTTCGTCCTCCATCATCCGGAGGCGAAGTACTTCAACACCTGA
- a CDS encoding MarR family winged helix-turn-helix transcriptional regulator encodes MTTTDAAGDPSAVVVPTSTELWFAMNSLVRDHAMESRSRIDSRIDMPFSRFRALRRIAVRDLTQSDLARRLGIDAPATSVIVNDLVDRGLVTREHHPTDRRFKVVTITDAGRQIVDSVIADPTAAPDMFTALDDEQRRHLGTLLTTLREAAES; translated from the coding sequence ATGACTACAACTGATGCTGCGGGCGACCCGTCGGCAGTGGTGGTCCCGACCTCCACCGAACTGTGGTTCGCGATGAACAGCCTGGTCCGCGATCACGCCATGGAATCGCGGTCCCGGATCGACTCCCGCATCGACATGCCGTTCAGCCGATTCCGTGCGCTACGCCGGATCGCGGTCCGCGACCTGACCCAGAGCGATCTGGCCAGGCGTCTCGGTATCGATGCGCCGGCGACGAGTGTGATCGTCAACGACCTCGTCGACCGTGGACTGGTCACCCGGGAACACCACCCGACCGATCGCCGCTTCAAGGTGGTGACCATCACCGACGCCGGTCGGCAGATCGTCGACTCGGTGATCGCGGATCCGACCGCCGCACCCGACATGTTCACCGCGCTCGACGACGAGCAACGACGCCATCTCGGAACCCTGTTGACCACACTGCGCGAGGCGGCCGAATCATGA
- a CDS encoding MFS transporter translates to MNAPNITGPGTDISELSTRRRMAILATCCLSLFIVGIDTSGVNVALPSISADLGASESQLQWVVDAYTLVLASLLMLGGSLGDRWGRKRVFQVGLTVFGLGSILCSLSVSPEMLIGARMLQAVGGAMMNPVAMSIITNTFTEPRERARAIGMWGTAIGVSMALGPLVGGALVDGIGWEAIFWLNVPVCLAACVLTALLIPESKAPHARRADPAGQFLILVFLATLTYGIIEGRGLGWGSAWVVGAFGTAAVALAVFLVVESRRREPLLDLRFFRSIPFSSSVVGAVLAFSAMGGFLFLNTLYLQSSRGLSPLQAGLMTLPMAAANAVFSPLSGRLVGDRGARLPMVGAGAMVLISGLMLTQTGVDTSMWFLAVAYLFLGIGMGLVNAPITNAAVSGMPRAQAGVASAIASTSRQVGISLGVAVFGAVAFAGIDGPVADGLPEASHPAWALMALCGVGLIIVGFVSTGRWAAATAEQTRERILASSGATSQRADTGSPASAPTVEA, encoded by the coding sequence ATGAACGCTCCGAACATCACCGGGCCGGGTACGGACATCTCCGAACTGAGCACGCGCCGCCGGATGGCGATCCTAGCGACGTGTTGTCTGAGTCTGTTCATCGTCGGCATCGACACGTCGGGGGTCAATGTGGCCCTGCCGTCGATCAGTGCCGATCTCGGCGCGTCCGAATCGCAGCTGCAGTGGGTCGTCGACGCCTACACGCTGGTCCTCGCCAGCCTGCTGATGCTCGGCGGGTCCCTGGGTGACCGATGGGGGCGCAAGCGTGTCTTCCAGGTCGGGCTCACCGTTTTCGGGCTCGGCTCCATCCTGTGTTCGTTGTCGGTGTCTCCGGAGATGCTCATCGGCGCCCGGATGTTGCAGGCCGTCGGCGGCGCGATGATGAATCCGGTCGCCATGTCGATCATCACCAACACCTTCACCGAGCCCCGCGAAAGGGCGCGAGCCATCGGTATGTGGGGGACGGCCATCGGTGTGAGCATGGCGCTCGGCCCACTGGTCGGGGGTGCCCTGGTCGACGGGATCGGCTGGGAGGCCATCTTCTGGCTGAACGTGCCGGTCTGTCTCGCCGCATGCGTCCTCACCGCGCTGCTCATCCCGGAATCGAAAGCGCCGCACGCCCGTCGCGCCGACCCCGCCGGGCAGTTCCTGATCCTGGTCTTCCTCGCGACCCTGACCTACGGGATCATCGAGGGCCGCGGTCTCGGATGGGGATCGGCGTGGGTCGTCGGCGCCTTCGGCACCGCCGCAGTCGCGTTGGCCGTGTTCCTCGTCGTCGAATCGCGTCGGCGTGAGCCGTTGCTCGATCTGCGCTTCTTCCGCAGCATCCCGTTCAGCAGCTCGGTCGTCGGCGCCGTCCTGGCGTTCAGCGCGATGGGCGGATTCCTTTTCCTCAACACGCTCTACCTGCAGAGTTCTCGTGGGCTGAGTCCGCTGCAGGCCGGGTTGATGACGCTGCCGATGGCCGCGGCCAACGCCGTCTTCTCGCCTTTGTCCGGTCGCCTCGTCGGCGATCGCGGCGCCCGGCTGCCCATGGTGGGAGCGGGCGCGATGGTCCTCATCAGCGGGTTGATGCTGACCCAGACCGGTGTGGACACCAGCATGTGGTTCCTGGCGGTCGCCTACCTGTTCCTGGGTATCGGCATGGGACTGGTCAACGCACCGATCACGAACGCCGCGGTCTCGGGCATGCCGCGGGCGCAGGCGGGTGTCGCATCGGCGATCGCCTCGACCAGTCGTCAGGTCGGCATCTCGCTGGGCGTCGCGGTCTTCGGTGCGGTGGCGTTCGCCGGCATCGACGGTCCCGTCGCCGACGGTCTGCCCGAGGCGTCGCACCCCGCGTGGGCGCTGATGGCGTTGTGCGGCGTCGGGCTGATCATCGTGGGGTTCGTCTCGACGGGCCGATGGGCGGCCGCGACCGCCGAGCAGACCCGGGAACGGATTCTCGCCTCCTCCGGGGCGACCTCCCAGCGGGCTGACACCGGGTCCCCAGCATCGGCGCCGACAGTGGAGGCATGA
- a CDS encoding serine aminopeptidase domain-containing protein, which produces MTTDTAPIVLISPAMAVPARFYRPLVAAFAEHGWPATVVARRGIEPGDSPPSRAEDWSYADEAADLTAAVRAARAAMPDRYVVLLGHSLGAHLAAMVANASDDGAPDGVVTVAASVPFFRDYPHGGVVEWAIAAAVPIVTGIVGHWPTPGFGAPAPRTLMRQWARMVRRRQTPFDGDAKVQVPTLAIRLDADRLVTPAAAREFERTVQPDSLTVWTYTADRCPPGGSVDHVRWVRTPRPVVERAVDWWRTQAGDRKTSDRARRNVSSVAYTMPSAASPIIEA; this is translated from the coding sequence ATGACCACCGACACTGCACCGATCGTGCTGATCTCGCCCGCGATGGCCGTGCCGGCTCGCTTCTATCGTCCGCTCGTCGCGGCGTTCGCCGAACACGGCTGGCCCGCGACGGTCGTGGCGCGGCGCGGCATCGAACCCGGGGATTCGCCGCCGTCGCGGGCCGAGGACTGGTCCTATGCCGACGAGGCGGCCGACCTCACGGCCGCGGTCCGCGCCGCCCGTGCCGCCATGCCCGACCGGTACGTCGTGCTGCTCGGGCACAGTCTCGGCGCCCACTTGGCGGCGATGGTGGCGAATGCGTCCGACGACGGGGCGCCCGATGGTGTGGTCACGGTCGCCGCGTCCGTGCCATTCTTCCGCGACTACCCCCACGGTGGTGTCGTCGAATGGGCGATCGCTGCTGCGGTCCCGATCGTCACCGGCATCGTCGGCCATTGGCCCACACCGGGTTTCGGCGCACCCGCGCCACGCACCCTGATGCGCCAGTGGGCACGGATGGTCCGACGTCGGCAAACACCCTTCGACGGGGATGCGAAGGTGCAGGTGCCCACCCTCGCCATCCGACTCGACGCCGACCGACTGGTGACCCCGGCCGCGGCCCGCGAGTTCGAACGCACCGTCCAGCCCGATTCCCTGACCGTCTGGACCTACACCGCCGATCGGTGTCCACCGGGCGGTTCGGTCGATCACGTCCGGTGGGTCCGGACACCACGACCGGTCGTCGAGCGCGCCGTCGACTGGTGGCGGACTCAGGCGGGCGACCGCAAGACGAGTGACCGTGCGCGGCGGAACGTGTCGAGCGTCGCGTACACCATGCCCAGCGCCGCCAGCCCCATCATCGAGGCGTAG
- a CDS encoding helix-turn-helix transcriptional regulator: MTVDVGTMLRQWRSHRSISQLDLAYDVGVSPRHLSFVETGKSTPSPTLIEALSTRLDIPLRERNALLLAAGHAPRYSEESLDAGAMERIRASVQRILDAHNPYPGLALDRAWNVVLANDSAAGLAAMLPEDLRGPPFNLFRASLHPEGFARMTVNLDVWAGYLVDMLRRLVRVTGDPRLVELEREVRSYATVVDLDRRTARVSRSTSEPTLLVPFELQLGDQVLAFFTTLTTFGTPRDITLEEMTIELFYPADETTERAVAMMQG, from the coding sequence ATGACCGTCGACGTGGGAACCATGCTGCGACAGTGGCGATCACATCGGTCGATCAGCCAACTCGACCTGGCTTATGACGTCGGGGTGTCCCCGCGGCATCTGAGCTTCGTCGAGACCGGGAAGTCGACGCCGAGTCCTACGCTCATCGAGGCACTGTCCACTCGGCTCGACATCCCGCTGCGTGAACGCAACGCGCTGCTGTTGGCCGCAGGCCACGCCCCGCGGTACTCGGAGGAGTCGCTGGATGCCGGTGCGATGGAACGAATCCGCGCATCGGTGCAGCGAATCCTGGACGCGCACAACCCCTATCCGGGGCTGGCGCTCGACCGTGCCTGGAACGTCGTGTTGGCCAACGACTCCGCCGCAGGTCTCGCCGCAATGCTCCCGGAGGACCTGCGGGGGCCACCGTTCAACCTGTTCCGCGCATCATTGCACCCGGAGGGATTCGCCCGGATGACGGTCAACCTCGACGTCTGGGCCGGCTACCTGGTGGACATGTTGCGCCGACTCGTCCGGGTGACGGGCGATCCGCGGTTGGTCGAGCTCGAGCGTGAGGTGCGGAGCTATGCCACGGTGGTCGATCTCGACCGCCGGACGGCCCGGGTGTCGCGGTCGACGAGTGAGCCGACACTGCTGGTTCCGTTCGAGCTGCAGCTCGGCGATCAGGTGTTGGCGTTCTTCACCACGCTCACCACCTTCGGTACACCACGCGACATCACCCTCGAGGAGATGACCATCGAGCTGTTCTACCCCGCCGACGAGACGACCGAACGCGCGGTTGCGATGATGCAGGGGTGA
- a CDS encoding HAD family hydrolase produces the protein MTEPAPQSPAAVLWDMDGTLLDSEPLWDIAMADLALRHGIVMSPALRESTLGNSLPDAMTKVYVAADVAPEAQDRDGDFRWLLDHVADLFGAGLPWRPGARDALDLIAAAGVPMVLVTNTVRELTDIALGTLGPDRFSATVCGDEVAHGKPAPDLYLRAAELVGVRTGACLAVEDSPTGTVAATTAGCPTLVIPSAAPVPPGSLRTFRESLVGLSLDDITDAWTGQHPGHRSDLRDMPR, from the coding sequence GTGACCGAACCAGCACCGCAGTCCCCGGCCGCCGTCCTCTGGGACATGGACGGCACCTTGCTCGACTCCGAACCGCTCTGGGACATCGCCATGGCCGACCTCGCCCTGCGGCACGGCATCGTGATGAGCCCGGCGCTGCGGGAGTCGACGCTGGGCAACTCGTTGCCCGATGCGATGACGAAGGTCTACGTCGCCGCCGACGTCGCGCCCGAGGCACAGGACCGCGACGGTGACTTCCGCTGGCTTCTCGACCACGTGGCCGACCTCTTCGGTGCCGGTCTCCCGTGGCGGCCGGGCGCCCGGGATGCGCTGGACCTGATCGCGGCCGCGGGCGTGCCGATGGTGCTGGTCACCAACACGGTGCGGGAGCTGACCGACATCGCCCTGGGCACATTGGGCCCCGATCGGTTCAGTGCCACCGTCTGTGGCGATGAGGTCGCCCACGGCAAACCGGCGCCGGATCTGTACTTGCGCGCCGCCGAACTCGTCGGCGTCCGGACGGGTGCGTGCCTGGCGGTGGAGGATTCGCCCACCGGCACCGTCGCCGCCACGACGGCCGGCTGCCCGACGCTGGTCATCCCGTCCGCGGCACCGGTCCCGCCGGGGAGCCTGCGAACTTTCCGCGAATCGCTGGTGGGTCTGTCTCTCGACGACATCACCGACGCCTGGACCGGGCAGCACCCCGGTCATCGTTCCGACCTCCGTGACATGCCAAGATAG
- a CDS encoding phosphoribosyl-ATP diphosphatase, with protein sequence MKTFEELFAELSDKAQSRPAGSGTVAALDSGVHTLGKKIIEEAGEVWLAAEHESDESLGEEISQLLYWLQVMMIKRGLSLSDVYRHL encoded by the coding sequence GTGAAGACATTCGAGGAGCTGTTCGCCGAACTGAGCGACAAGGCGCAGAGCCGTCCCGCCGGCAGCGGGACGGTCGCCGCCCTCGATTCCGGAGTGCACACGCTGGGCAAGAAGATCATCGAAGAGGCGGGCGAGGTCTGGCTCGCGGCCGAGCACGAGTCCGATGAGTCGCTCGGTGAGGAGATCTCCCAGCTGCTCTACTGGCTGCAGGTGATGATGATCAAACGTGGGCTCTCGCTGTCCGACGTATACCGCCATCTGTAG